The window GTGGGAGACATCTTCGGCGGTCTGAACTCACTGGCGATGATCCACGGCTCCGGCCCGTACACCGAGATCCGCCGGATGCTGCTGTTCAATGCCATCCACATGCTCGACCTCGCGCGGTTCTTCGCCGGTGATGTGGCCGAGGTCTTCTGCCATCGCTCGCCCGCGGGCAGCGCCGTCCAGGCGCTGTCGATCAGCTTCCGCTTCGTCAATGGCGTCGTGGGCCAGCTCAACATGAACTCCTCGGTCACATGGCGCGACTGCTTCGAGCAGGTGTACCTGAGCGGCAAGGGCGCGGCGATGCTCATTGATGCCTCGCGCGAAGTGCAAGTCATGTCCGGCCAGAGCCGCTTCGCCGACGCCCCCGGCGTGGACACTGCCGGCTGGGGCAGCCGCTACTACGTGTCGGGCAACCTGTCGGGCTGGACTGCCGGCGGGCACTACACGCGCGGCTACCACGGCGAGCTGCAGCATTTCGCGCGCGCTGTGCTGGGGCAGGTCGCGCCGGCTGCGACACTTGTGGATGGCCTGCGCGCGATGGAGCTGATCGAGGCCATCATGCAGAGCACCGAGACCGGGCAGCCGGTCAGCCTGTGATGTGAGGGGATGAAGTGCGACACCCGTGACGCTACCGGGGGGCGCGAGACACCGAACGGAGTAGCCCATGAACCTCCTGGTCCTCAACGGCAGCCCTAACCGCGATCAGGGCAACACGCACAAGGTCCTGCAGCCCTTCGTGGACGAGGCGCAGAAGCTGGGCGCCAGTGTGGAGACGCAGTTCGTCGCCGATCTGGACGTGCAGCCCTGCCGCGGGTGTTACGCGTGCTGGAAGGCGCGCGGGGACTGCGTCATCGAGGACGACATGCGCTGGCTGCTGCCCAAGATGGCGGCGGCCGATGTGCTCGTGCTCGGCGTGCCCCTCTATGTGTTCCACATGCCCGCGCCGATGAAGGCCATCCTCGACCGCACCATCCCGCTCGCCAGCCCGCAGATCGAGATCGTGGAGGGCGAGTGCCGCCACCTGCCCCGCGAGGGCACGGGGGCCGACATGATCCGCTCGATGCTGCTCGTGTCGGTGTGCGGCTTCTGGGAGGTCGAGCACTTCGACGTGCTGGCCACCTGGACCGAGACCTTCTGCCGCACCGCGGGCGCCCGCTGCGCCGGGAAGCTGCTGCGCCCCCATGCGTATGCCTTCGCCGCCATGCCGGGGGTCGTGCCGGCCAAGAGCAAGGTCGTTCGCGCCCTCAAGCGGGCAGCGCACGAGCTGGTCGGCGAGGGCCGGGTGTCGCCGGAGACCGAGGGCGCGGTCGCCGCGCCGCTGATGAGCCAGGAGGCCTATCTGAAGGCCGCCAACCGGTCGTGGTAGGACGGACACGCACTCCCACCGTGTGACAAAGGAGCCCCATGTCCCGCCAACTCGCCCTCGACGCCATTCGCTGCCAGGCCGCACCGCGCATGGCCCACACGGAGTACAGCCTCGGGTACCACCACGACTACATCAAGCAGACCACCGGCCTGGCCTCGAACGAGCCGGGGGCGATGCGGAAGCTGTACGAGCTGTGGGAGATCGACTTCAACTGGGGGACCCACGAGGGCCTGCACGGGGATTGGGGCAGCCGGGGGCGGGCAACCGACATGGGCCACGCCGTCTATGCCGCCGATGGCAGCGACTTGCGCCAGCCCCGGGAGTGCCCCTTCAAGACCGTCGAGGAAGTCTGGGCCTTCGACCCCATCGCCGAGTACGGCCTGCCCGACTTTGACGAGCAGGTCGCGGCGTATGAGCAGATGG is drawn from bacterium and contains these coding sequences:
- a CDS encoding Gfo/Idh/MocA family oxidoreductase; translation: MITVSGPSARIAFVGAGNHSTESLYPNIAHIPEFDLVGVCDLDAEKAERAAHLYGAPQWFTDVATMLAEVKPEGVCICGMPDMHHAVGLQVLRAGVPLFTEKPPAFTAAEAAELVQAAEASGVWGMVAFMKRVAPANVVARELIDRGSAPNASSAGGSPARAGEAARATAEGGAGTVGDIFGGLNSLAMIHGSGPYTEIRRMLLFNAIHMLDLARFFAGDVAEVFCHRSPAGSAVQALSISFRFVNGVVGQLNMNSSVTWRDCFEQVYLSGKGAAMLIDASREVQVMSGQSRFADAPGVDTAGWGSRYYVSGNLSGWTAGGHYTRGYHGELQHFARAVLGQVAPAATLVDGLRAMELIEAIMQSTETGQPVSL
- a CDS encoding flavodoxin family protein, whose translation is MNLLVLNGSPNRDQGNTHKVLQPFVDEAQKLGASVETQFVADLDVQPCRGCYACWKARGDCVIEDDMRWLLPKMAAADVLVLGVPLYVFHMPAPMKAILDRTIPLASPQIEIVEGECRHLPREGTGADMIRSMLLVSVCGFWEVEHFDVLATWTETFCRTAGARCAGKLLRPHAYAFAAMPGVVPAKSKVVRALKRAAHELVGEGRVSPETEGAVAAPLMSQEAYLKAANRSW